The Paracoccus albus region GGGGCTCCCCCTTTCCGTCAGACCGAATTTTCAGAACATTGATCCATCGGGCAGACGATGGATGGCCTTCCTTTCCATGCCGGGACAGGGCGTTCACCCGGCTGTTTATGACAATAATATATCACAAAAATCGGGCTGAAAAAAGCCGCGTATCTGCGATGCGGATTTGTTTCGAAAAGAAAGAAAAAACAATTATTATTCAGCCCATAACATCGCATTCTTGATGTATTAGGGACTGGTGTCACCTGAAAGAATCAGTCGCCTTCGCCGGGGTTCGGGCTGAAGTATTTTTGCAGCTTGCCGGCGACGCCGTCCATCTCCTGATAGCCGTCCATCGGTTCCTTTTTACGTGTGATAACCGGCCACGCTTCCGAGTATTTCCGATTGAACTCCACCCAAGGTTCCATGTCGGGTTCGGTATCCGGACGGATCGCGTCGGCGGGGCATTCGGGTTCGCAGACGCCGCAGTCGATGCATTCGTCCGGGTGGATCACAAGCGTGTTCTCACCCTCATAGAAACAGTCAACGGGACATACCTCGACGCAGTCGGTGTATTTGCACATGATGCAGTTGTCGGTAACGACGTAGGTCATTCGGCGTATCCCTTGTGGTATTCAGCCTTCACCTAGACCGCTGTTCCCTGCCTTTCAAGGCCGTATCGAAAGGCAAAGCGCCGCGAATTGCAGACTCTGACGCCTGTGACAGCGTCTTGCGGGTTTCGCCTTTTATAGGGATCGGCGGATGTAGAATGACATGGACACGGCCCTGCCGGCGTACCGACAGCACAGCAAGGATATGGGGGCCAAGCGCCATGTCGCCCCACCAGCCATAGAAACGAAGGTCCTCGCCCTTTGGTGCGTGGTACACAGCGGTAATCGGCTGAATCGCGAAACTGCCGGGAATATCCGGGTCCAGAAAGCCCTGAAACAATGCAGGCTTGAAGGGCAGCACGCGCAGACCATCGCTGGACGTGCCTTCTGGGAAAAACAGCAGGCGGTGGCCAGCTTTGGTGCGCGCCGCGAACTCTTCTGCCTGAACGCGGGCGAGCTTTGGGTCGCGGGTCACGAAATGGGTGTCGGTCACGCGGGTGAGGATATTGATACCGGGCCATGTCGAAACTTCGGACTTCGCGACAAAGAAGACTGGCATCGCGGCGTTCAGGCTGAAGATATCAAGCCAGGAGGAGTGGTTCGCGACAACAGCGCCGGGGCCGCGCATCGGCTCTCCGCTGCTGGTCCAGGACAAACCAATGC contains the following coding sequences:
- the fdxA gene encoding ferredoxin FdxA, producing the protein MTYVVTDNCIMCKYTDCVEVCPVDCFYEGENTLVIHPDECIDCGVCEPECPADAIRPDTEPDMEPWVEFNRKYSEAWPVITRKKEPMDGYQEMDGVAGKLQKYFSPNPGEGD
- a CDS encoding lysophospholipid acyltransferase family protein, encoding MAEQGVIHTGWADLPPPEYGRPGLSGWLRILRRGIPGIAVLVIGVIILIPLRLMERLFSGPRRPVTGPFVQGVCRCVLWCIGLSWTSSGEPMRGPGAVVANHSSWLDIFSLNAAMPVFFVAKSEVSTWPGINILTRVTDTHFVTRDPKLARVQAEEFAARTKAGHRLLFFPEGTSSDGLRVLPFKPALFQGFLDPDIPGSFAIQPITAVYHAPKGEDLRFYGWWGDMALGPHILAVLSVRRQGRVHVILHPPIPIKGETRKTLSQASESAIRGALPFDTALKGREQRSR